In Candidatus Deferrimicrobiaceae bacterium, the genomic window GTGAGCAACACCCTCGACATGTTCGTCGACCACAACCTGCTCATCTGCGGCGAGATCCTCATCGAGGTGGACCACGACCTCCTCTCGGTCACGGGCGACATGGAGCACGTGAAGAAGGTCTACTCCCACCCCCACGCCATCGCCCAGTGCCGCACCTGGCTCGAGCGGAACCTGCGCGACGTGCCGGTCTACGACGTCGAGAGCACCGCACGGGCGGCGGAGCTGGCGATCGACGATCCCTCCGCGGCGGCGATTGCGGGGGAGGCGGCCGCCAAGATCTACGGGCTGAAGGCGATCCGGAAGCGGATCCAGGACAACGCGAACAACTTCACCCGGTTCATCATCATCGGGAAGATCGCCCCGGAGCGGACCGGGAACGACAAGACTTCCGTCCTGTTCTCCGCCCGGGACGAGGTGGGCGCGCTCCACCAGATGCTGGAGCCGTTCGCCCGCAACCGGATCAATCTCACGAAGATCGAATCCCGCCCCGTGAAGAAAAAAGCGTGGGAATATCTTTTCTTCCTCGACATGGAAGGGCACATCACGGACGATCCGGTGGCGCG contains:
- the pheA gene encoding prephenate dehydratase is translated as MTRDRMKELREEIDAIDDQILSLLNRRAQAVIEVGKIKMEQNLRYYVPEREVEILRRLTASNPGPFPAEALKSIYREIISASLALEKPLSVGFLGPRATFTHMACLKRFGESADYVPQINVSEVFEAVERGNADFGVVPIENSSEGIVSNTLDMFVDHNLLICGEILIEVDHDLLSVTGDMEHVKKVYSHPHAIAQCRTWLERNLRDVPVYDVESTARAAELAIDDPSAAAIAGEAAAKIYGLKAIRKRIQDNANNFTRFIIIGKIAPERTGNDKTSVLFSARDEVGALHQMLEPFARNRINLTKIESRPVKKKAWEYLFFLDMEGHITDDPVARALDELRMRASYLKILGSYPRAI